Genomic DNA from Solanum dulcamara chromosome 4, daSolDulc1.2, whole genome shotgun sequence:
AACCTATATTTCAGTTTGTCACATCATCATACAGGGTATGAgaacataaaaaattaatgtatcTCCTTTCTGCTTTAGAATTCAAATTCATCTTTTGGGGAGTCTATCAGGTACTCTTGAAGAAATAAAGTTATGTTCCATATTGCTACTTAGTTAGACATGCAGTAATCTATCCTGTCTTTCTAGTCACCTCATTGAATAATATTTATGCTTTGCACATTGAGCTGGTTATCAAATAGATCCACCACCTATGAAGGCGCTCTTATGTAAGCTGAATTTTGCTTTTACAATAGTTCAGCTAGCAAAAATCTGCTAATTTCAAGAGAGTTCAAGCTGACATCTAAAAATTGACTGCAAAAGCAGAAAATTACAGTTTAAAAACGTTGAACAAACATAGCAAATGAAACAATCCACACAGGGACATGTACAAGATAAAGCAAATAGCCAATAAATAGTGgggagaaaaaaaaacaataccTTGAGATACTTGAGCTTCATGCTGCCATAGACAAGTCCAAATGTAAATGCTGAGGTACGAGCAACCTGCCccaaacaaacaaacaattaatcaatcaatcaatctaATTCAGTTCCACTCTATTCAGATCCATTTCACTGTAATACTCTCAACAATTTGATCATTAAGACAAATGCAAAGCATTTCAAAACCGACGATTTATGGTACATGACATCGAAGTATAGAAGAAAGAAGTAAAATAGGTTTACCAGAGCAAGGGTGCTGGTTCCAGAGTAAGGTCCAGGAAGAGGCGCCATTGTTGACTTGCAAGTAGAGAGCTTCAAGATCTCTTTAAAGCCCTAAAATTAGAAATTCACAAACCCTTAACTCTACCAACAATGATGGTTGGGTTATATGGTGTGAGCTGTAATCTGCTGTTCGCCCTCCTAATGTATATTTCCCTTTTTACCCTTCTCATGAAATCAAAGCCTTATTTGTTTTATTAATTGTAGTTCATGATTACTTACTACAAATCTATGAGCCCGTTTGAAAATCAATTTAaagccctttttagcttttgaatgTGTTTGGCTAATGCTaattttaagccataaagttcttaaatcagtcaaaaatgaaaagttagaattcctaactttttttttctaagtgcttaaagtcattttctttgaccatagaaattacttttatatcccttatattttaactaaattcccaaactatcctttttattcttttaaccctaaaattcacatcattttttttatttaagcacttttatccaaatactcaactgcttatttataaaaataactttcagcacttcaaaattctaaaaacacttcatacataaaagttacttttttaagtcaatccaaacgggctctataacTAGCTATGTTCGTGAGTTTGACTTGATACAGTTTTAAAAACAGAAagtaaattattgaaatttgtagtctaaaataaattatagatatatttatatgatta
This window encodes:
- the LOC129885382 gene encoding uncharacterized protein LOC129885382, which codes for MAPLPGPYSGTSTLALVARTSAFTFGLVYGSMKLKYLKAKAKSHQKAEAKAHH